One part of the Phragmites australis chromosome 3, lpPhrAust1.1, whole genome shotgun sequence genome encodes these proteins:
- the LOC133913354 gene encoding alpha-1,4 glucan phosphorylase L isozyme, chloroplastic/amyloplastic-like has protein sequence MATASPPLQLATAFRPLAAGGGGAGGGVVPGRGRGRQRRVAARSVASDRDVRGPVSPEEGLPSVLNSIDSSAIASNIKHHAEFTPLFSPEHFSPLKAYHATAKSVRDALLINWNTTYDYHNKMNVKQAYYLSMEFLQGRALTNAIGNLELTGKYAEALKQLGQNLEDVASQEPDAALGNGGLGRLASCFLDSLATLNYPAWGYGLRYKYGLFKQIITKDGQEEVAENWLEMGYPWEIVRNDVSYPVKFYGKVVEGTDGRKHWIGGEKIKAVAHDVPIPGYKTRTTNNLRLWSTTVPSKDFDLGAFNDGDYTKAYEAHLNAEKICHILYPGDESPEGKVLRLKQQYTLCSASLQDIIARFESRAGDTLNWDDFPSKVAVQMNDTHPTLCIPELMRILIDFKGLSWNEAWSITERTVAYTNHTVLPEALEKWSLDIMQKLLPRHVEIIETIDEELINNIVSKYGTTDTSLLKTKLKEMRILDNVDLPASIAKLFVKPKEKKESPAKSKQKLLVKSLETFAEVEEKTELKEAEAEALSETMEEKVESEEVEAEEEDSEDELDPFVKSDPKLPRVVRMANLCVVGGHSVNGVAEIHSEIVKQDVFNSFYEMWPTKFQNKTNGVTPRRWIRFCNPELSTIISKWIGSDDWVLNTGKLIELKKFADNEDLQSEWRAAKRANKMKVVSLIREKTGYIVSPDAMFDVQVKRIHEYKRQLLNILGIVYRYKKMKEMSAKERINTFVPRVCIFGGKAFATYIQAKRIVKFITDVAATVNHDPDIGDLLKVVFVPDYNVSIAEMLIPASELSQHISTAGMEASGTSNMKFAMNGCILIGTLDGANVEIREEVGEENFFLFGAEAHEIAGLRKERAQGKFVPDPRFEEVKEFVRSGVFGTYNYDELMGSLEGNEGYGRADYFLVGKDFPSYIECQEKVDEAYRDQKLWTRISILNTAGSSKFSSDRTIHEYAKDIWDISPVILP, from the exons ATGGCGaccgcctcgccgccgctgcAGCTCGCCACCGCCTTCCGCcctctcgccgccggcgggggCGGCGCCGGTGGCGGGGTCGTGCCGGGGAGGGGGCGAGGGCGGCAGCGGAGGGTCGCGGCGCGGAGCGTGGCGAGCGATCGGGACGTGCGGGGCCCCGTCTCGCCCGAGGAAG GGCTTCCAAGTGTGCTAAATTCCATCGACTCGTCTGCCATTGCATCAAACATCAAGCACCATGCAGAGTTCACACCCTTGTTCTCTCCAGAGCACTTTTCTCCCCTAAAGGCTTACCATGCAACTGCTAAAAGTGTTCGTGATGCACTGCTAATAAATTGGAACACGACATATGATTATCACAACAAAATGAACGTAAAGCAAGCATATTACCTGTCCATGGAATTTTTACAG GGAAGAGCTCTCACAAATGCTATTGGCAACCTAGAGCTAACCGGAAAATATGCAGAAGCACTAAAACAGCTTGGACAAAACCTAGAGGATGTTGCTAGCCAG GAACCAGATGCAGCCCTTGGCAATGGTGGTCTAGGCCGTTTGGCTTCGTGTTTTTTGGATTCTTTGGCAACCCTAAATTACCCAGCATGGGGATATGGACTTCGTTATAAATATGGCCTCTTTAAGCAGATCATAACAAAGGATGGTCAGGAGGAGGTTGCTGAGAATTGGCTAGAG ATGGGATATCCTTGGGAGATTGTAAGAAATGATGTCTCCTATCCTGTGAAATTCTATGGTAAAGTGGTTGAAGGCACTGATGGGAGGAAGCACTGGATTGGAGGAGAAAAAATCAAGGCTGTGGCGCATGATGTCCCTATTCCTGGCTACAAGACTAGAACTACTAATAATCTTCGTCTTTGGTCAACAACAGTACCATCAAAAGATTTTGACTTGGGAGCTTTTAATGATGGAGATTATACCAAGGCCTATGAAGCTCATCTAAATGCTGAAAAG ATATGCCACATATTGTATCCAGGGGATGAATCACCAGAGGGTAAAGTTCTCCGCTTGAAGCAACAGTATACATTATGCTCAGCTTCACTACAGGATATTATTGCTCGTTTTGAGAGTAGAGCTGGTGATACTCTCAACTGGGACGACTTCCCCTCCAAAGTTGCAGTACAGATGAATGACACTCATCCAACTCTATGCATTCCCGAGTTAATGAGAATACTGATTGATTTTAAGGGTTTGAGCTGGAACGAGGCATGGAGTATTACAGAAAG AACCGTGGCATACACTAACCATACAGTGCTTCCTGAAGCTCTGGAGAAGTGGAGCTTGGACATAATGCAGAAACTTCTACCTCGACATGTTGAGATCATAGAAACAATTGATGAGGAG CTGATAAACAACATTGTCTCAAAATATGGAACCACAGATACTTCATTATTAAAAACGAAGCTGAAAGAAATGAGGATTTTAGACAATGTTGACCTTCCAGCTTCTATTGCCAAACTATTTGTTAAACctaaagagaaaaaggaatctCCTGCTAAATCAAAGCAGAAATTACTTGTTAAATCTTTGGAGACTTTTGCTGAGGTTGAGGAGAAAACTGAGTTGaaagaagcagaagcagaagctctATCTGAGACGATGGAGGAAAAGGTTGAATCTGAAGAAGTtgaagcagaagaagaggaTTCTGAGGACGAGTTAGATCCATTTGTAAAATCTGATCCTAAGTTACCAAGAGTTGTTCGAATGGCAAACCTCTGTGTTGTCGGTGGACATTCTGTGAATGGTGTCGCAGAAATTCACAGTGAAATTGTGAAACAAGATGTGTTCAACAGCTTTTACGAG ATGTGGCCAACTAAGTTCCAGAATAAAACAAATGGAGTGACTCCCAGGCGTTGGATCCGGTTTTGTAATCCTGAATTAAGTACGATAATTTCAAAGTGGATAGGGTCTGATGACTGGGTTCTTAACACTGGCAAACTTATAGAACTGAAGAAG TTTGCTGATAATGAAGATCTGCAGTCAGAGTGGCGTGCTGCCAAAAGGGCTAATAAGATGAAGGTCGTCTCCCTTATAAGAGAGAAGACGGGATATATTGTCAGTCCAGATGCAATGTTTGATGTGCAG GTGAAAAGGATACATGAATATAAACGGCAGTTGCTAAATATCCTTGGAATTGTCTACCGCTACAAGAAGATGAAAGAAATGAGTGCAAAAGAAAGAATAAATACCTTTGTTCCAAGGGTATGCATATTTGGTGGGAAAGCATTTGCCACATATATACAGGCAAAAAGGATCGTTAAGTTTATTACGGATGTTGCAGCTACTGTAAACCATGATCCAGACATTGGAGATTTGTTGAAG GTTGTATTTGTTCCGGATTATAATGTTAGTATTGCCGAGATGCTCATTCCTGCCAGTGAATTGTCCCAGCATATCAG TACTGCTGGAATGGAAGCTAGTGGTACAAGCAACATGAAGTTTGCAATGAATGGCTGCATTCTTATTGGAACTTTGGATGGTGCGAATGTGGAAATCAGAGAGGAGGTTGGAGAGGAAAACTTTTTCCTTTTCGGTGCAGAGGCACATGAAATTGCTGGTTTGCGGAAAGAGAGAGCTCAGGGAAAG TTTGTACCTGACCCAAGATTTGAAGAGGTTAAGGAATTTGTCCGCAGTGGTGTTTTTGGGACTTACAACTATGATGAATTGATGGGTTCTTTGGAAGGAAATGAAGGTTATGGACGTGCAGATTATTTTCTTGTTGGCAAGGATTTTCCCAGTTACATTGAATGCCAGGAAAAGGTTGATGAAGCGTACCGAGATCAGAAA TTATGGACAAGGATTTCTATCCTCAACACAGCTGGCTCATCCAAATTCAGCAGCGACCGAACAATTCATGAGTACGCCAAGGATATCTGGGATATCAGCCCTGTCATCCTGCCCTAG